One stretch of Niallia sp. XMNu-256 DNA includes these proteins:
- a CDS encoding phospholipase D family protein, whose amino-acid sequence MERFYGNEESQDRVILLEEKMFSGLARVNLIENAQESIDVSYYAIHKGYITDLLLGMILDAADRGVKVRILLDGIFHGLRFSLKDVQYALINHPNIEIKFYEPLNPLLPWTWNNRLHDKLLIIDHMYAIIGGRNIGNRYFIQEGEKSPTNDRDVLIINTDPKLKEGSVLYQMEDYFNHVWDHPITKVPFKELSTHQQKKAKEANQQLKQKLGNLRKTDKKLFASYYDWVKMSLPTKNITFIHNPIQRFNKEPWAWYDLTNLMKNSKKSIVIQSPYVIPTKPMLPYIDTLQVSPEKITILTNSLASTANVMAYSGHIKHINGMSKKGVNVLEYQGPDSLHAKTFIFDNQLSAIGAFNMDSRSAFLNTESMVVIDSVEFTEILEKEMNQYFKKSLKVAKDGSYIEDPNLKPGKVSWVKSFSIKGLSYITDLFQHLL is encoded by the coding sequence GTGGAAAGATTCTATGGAAATGAGGAGTCACAGGATCGTGTGATTCTACTGGAAGAAAAAATGTTTTCAGGTCTTGCACGTGTTAACTTAATAGAAAATGCACAGGAATCTATTGATGTCTCCTATTATGCGATCCATAAAGGATACATTACTGATTTATTGTTAGGGATGATATTGGATGCGGCCGATCGTGGAGTAAAGGTAAGGATTCTTTTGGATGGAATTTTCCATGGTCTTAGATTTAGTCTGAAAGACGTTCAATACGCCTTAATCAATCATCCAAATATCGAAATTAAATTTTATGAACCATTAAATCCTTTACTGCCTTGGACATGGAATAATCGACTCCATGATAAATTACTTATTATCGATCATATGTATGCAATTATCGGCGGCAGAAATATCGGGAATCGTTATTTTATTCAAGAAGGTGAAAAATCCCCTACGAATGACCGAGATGTTCTAATCATTAATACGGATCCCAAGTTAAAGGAAGGCAGTGTTTTGTATCAAATGGAAGACTACTTTAATCACGTCTGGGACCATCCCATTACAAAAGTTCCTTTTAAAGAGCTATCCACACACCAACAAAAGAAAGCAAAAGAAGCCAATCAACAATTAAAACAGAAACTAGGAAATTTGAGAAAAACGGATAAAAAATTATTTGCTAGTTATTATGATTGGGTAAAAATGTCCCTTCCTACTAAAAATATCACCTTTATTCATAATCCTATACAAAGATTTAATAAAGAACCTTGGGCTTGGTATGATTTAACGAATCTCATGAAGAATTCGAAAAAGTCCATAGTCATTCAAAGCCCTTATGTTATTCCAACGAAACCTATGCTTCCTTATATAGATACGTTACAAGTCTCTCCTGAAAAGATAACGATTTTAACGAACTCGTTAGCATCGACAGCAAATGTTATGGCCTATTCAGGACATATTAAACATATTAATGGGATGTCAAAAAAAGGTGTGAATGTATTGGAATATCAGGGGCCTGACTCCCTACATGCTAAAACATTTATCTTTGATAATCAATTGAGTGCCATTGGAGCATTTAATATGGATTCTAGGTCGGCGTTTTTAAATACCGAGTCTATGGTCGTTATTGATAGCGTGGAATTTACCGAAATTCTCGAAAAAGAAATGAACCAGTATTTTAAAAAGAGCTTAAAGGTAGCAAAGGATGGGTCGTATATAGAAGACCCAAACTTAAAACCAGGTAAAGTAAGTTGGGTTAAATCATTCAGTATAAAAGGACTATCCTATATAACGGATTTATTCCAGCACTTATTATAA
- the treP gene encoding PTS system trehalose-specific EIIBC component: MVNLNQKETIFAPLSGKVTPLESVPDPTFSGKMMGDGIAIEPTDGKVVSPVDGEVILTFPTKHAVGLRSKSGIELLIHIGIETVTMNGEGFEVHVKQGEHVKVGDPLVTFDLQLIKEKAASHITPIIVTNGDKVASYGKTTDSTVIAGESTLLELSLQGTEIEAPPDNSQTNKKSNQGMQYSEEANKIVAAVGGLENIDAATHCVTRLRFALKDEGIVDKDSLEKLDVVKGTFSTNGQYQIVIGQGTVDKVYKAMVLETGIQESSKDDVKAASGKKLNPLQRAIKTLADIFIPILPAIVTAGLLLGLNNILVNPIFTDESIIEMYPSWAGVADMINVIASTAFAFLPALIGWSAVKRFGGNPLLGIVLGLILVHPALMPASDYAVATAEGNAPTWNVFGFDVNMMGYQGQVLPVLVAAWVLASIEKWLKKRVIDSLQLLVVAPIALLVTGFLAFILIGPVTFTIGSWITDGLVAIFEAAPLIGGLVYGSLYAPLVITGMHHTFLAVDLQLIGSTGTTFLWPIVALSNIAQGSAVFAMFLAAKDEKLKGLAGTSGVSAWLGVTEPAMFGVNLQYRYPFFAALIGTAIAGAFITVGNVQASSIGVGGIPAFLSIDSSMITFLIGMLIVIVVPFIITLVIAKRKMPR; this comes from the coding sequence ATGGTAAACCTAAATCAGAAAGAAACCATTTTTGCACCACTTAGTGGAAAAGTTACACCACTTGAGAGTGTTCCAGATCCCACGTTTTCTGGAAAAATGATGGGGGATGGCATAGCCATCGAACCAACGGATGGAAAAGTGGTTTCACCTGTTGATGGAGAAGTCATCTTAACTTTTCCCACTAAACATGCTGTTGGTTTAAGAAGTAAATCAGGAATTGAACTATTAATTCACATTGGAATTGAGACTGTTACCATGAATGGTGAGGGCTTTGAAGTACATGTCAAACAAGGAGAACATGTCAAAGTTGGTGATCCGCTTGTCACTTTTGATCTGCAATTAATCAAGGAAAAAGCCGCAAGCCATATTACACCAATCATCGTGACTAATGGGGATAAAGTTGCCTCTTATGGAAAAACAACCGATAGCACAGTTATTGCCGGCGAGTCGACATTACTTGAACTTTCGTTGCAGGGTACTGAAATAGAAGCTCCCCCTGACAATTCACAAACTAACAAAAAATCAAATCAAGGAATGCAATACAGCGAAGAGGCTAATAAAATTGTTGCAGCGGTTGGCGGCTTGGAAAATATCGATGCAGCTACACACTGTGTGACAAGACTACGATTTGCTTTAAAAGACGAAGGGATTGTGGATAAAGATTCACTTGAAAAGCTAGATGTTGTAAAAGGCACCTTCTCTACCAATGGTCAATATCAAATTGTCATTGGACAAGGTACTGTTGATAAAGTATATAAAGCAATGGTACTTGAAACCGGTATTCAGGAATCTTCAAAAGATGATGTTAAAGCTGCCAGTGGTAAAAAGTTAAATCCGCTGCAGCGTGCGATTAAAACTCTGGCTGATATTTTTATACCCATTCTTCCAGCGATTGTAACAGCCGGTTTGCTTCTTGGACTTAATAATATTTTAGTTAATCCGATTTTTACAGACGAATCGATTATTGAAATGTACCCATCTTGGGCTGGTGTGGCTGACATGATTAATGTCATCGCTAGTACGGCATTCGCCTTCCTCCCTGCTTTAATTGGTTGGTCAGCAGTGAAACGTTTTGGCGGAAATCCTTTACTTGGAATTGTTCTAGGTCTAATCCTTGTCCATCCGGCATTAATGCCTGCTAGTGATTATGCAGTAGCTACAGCAGAAGGAAATGCGCCAACTTGGAATGTGTTTGGATTTGACGTGAATATGATGGGCTATCAAGGACAAGTCTTGCCGGTGTTAGTTGCCGCCTGGGTTTTGGCTAGTATCGAGAAATGGTTGAAAAAGCGTGTCATTGATTCCTTGCAATTATTAGTCGTTGCACCCATTGCCTTGCTCGTAACTGGTTTCTTAGCATTTATTTTAATCGGACCGGTTACTTTTACAATCGGTAGTTGGATTACAGATGGATTAGTCGCTATTTTTGAGGCAGCACCACTAATTGGCGGACTTGTCTATGGTTCTCTTTATGCACCATTAGTCATTACAGGAATGCATCATACATTCCTTGCCGTTGATTTACAATTAATCGGCAGCACCGGAACGACTTTCTTGTGGCCAATTGTTGCCTTATCAAATATTGCCCAAGGTTCTGCAGTTTTTGCCATGTTCTTAGCAGCAAAGGACGAGAAATTGAAAGGCTTAGCAGGAACTTCAGGGGTTTCCGCTTGGTTAGGTGTAACAGAACCAGCTATGTTCGGTGTTAATTTACAATACCGTTATCCATTCTTTGCGGCCTTAATTGGAACAGCTATTGCGGGTGCCTTTATTACAGTAGGTAATGTTCAAGCATCTTCCATTGGAGTTGGAGGAATCCCTGCGTTTTTATCAATCGATAGCAGCATGATTACCTTCCTAATCGGCATGTTAATCGTTATTGTTGTTCCATTTATCATAACGTTAGTGATTGCAAAACGGAAAATGCCTAGATAA
- a CDS encoding helix-turn-helix domain-containing protein: MEKLNYEIIKQYQSFTSIDEMDLAVRGFLYKFKSSLSEGVIKVLNFLWRYSVKVVGVSFAKYDTIANEISLSRRTVIRAVKLLEELLFLKKIPTARMNGKQGVNLLVIQPFESIDSFYNLCHPRMSLYLSLLIKQRISKAHSVRLINKTVLT, encoded by the coding sequence ATGGAAAAACTAAACTATGAAATAATTAAACAATATCAATCTTTTACATCTATTGACGAAATGGATCTAGCGGTTCGTGGGTTCTTATATAAATTCAAATCATCTCTATCAGAGGGAGTAATCAAAGTGTTGAATTTTCTGTGGAGATATTCAGTGAAAGTGGTTGGGGTGTCATTTGCGAAATATGATACCATTGCAAACGAAATCAGTTTGAGCCGCAGAACGGTCATTCGTGCGGTGAAGCTTTTAGAGGAACTTTTATTTCTTAAAAAGATTCCTACCGCACGCATGAATGGAAAGCAAGGAGTGAATCTCTTAGTGATCCAGCCTTTTGAATCGATTGACTCCTTTTACAACCTGTGTCACCCCAGGATGTCACTCTACCTGTCACTCCTAATAAAGCAGAGAATAAGCAAAGCTCACTCTGTGAGATTAATAAACAAAACCGTATTGACGTAA
- a CDS encoding type II CAAX endopeptidase family protein — protein sequence MSKRYWGVLMTYICFVFSVLYVVAPILINGFGIPKENAFLYGKLIGSILTTIIILFLLNPDIKKGVSKDALPFKKSIKWIIIGFFMIIVAQIIVGLIETYIFNTNPVSERSQSKTDILDTLSPIMLLINLVTTIIFAPLFEEVMCRKIIFGTLYTKTNFFIASLVSSIAFAVPHMDFKHLLSYIATGFVLSFVYVKTKRIIVSIITHSFVNAFVFLGALLQ from the coding sequence ATGTCTAAAAGATATTGGGGAGTGTTGATGACTTATATTTGTTTTGTTTTTTCAGTTTTGTATGTAGTTGCTCCCATATTGATAAACGGATTCGGTATTCCAAAAGAAAATGCTTTCTTATATGGTAAATTGATAGGTTCAATTCTAACTACGATTATTATTTTATTTCTATTAAATCCTGATATAAAAAAGGGAGTATCAAAGGATGCTCTTCCGTTTAAAAAGTCTATAAAGTGGATTATAATAGGTTTTTTTATGATAATAGTCGCTCAAATAATAGTTGGATTAATCGAAACTTATATATTCAATACAAATCCTGTATCTGAACGTAGTCAATCAAAAACTGATATTTTAGACACTTTAAGTCCCATTATGTTGTTAATTAACTTAGTAACCACTATTATTTTTGCACCCCTTTTTGAAGAAGTTATGTGTAGGAAAATTATTTTTGGTACACTATACACGAAGACCAACTTCTTTATTGCAAGTTTGGTATCTTCAATTGCCTTTGCTGTTCCGCATATGGATTTTAAACACTTATTATCCTACATTGCAACGGGATTCGTTTTATCATTTGTATATGTTAAAACGAAGAGAATAATCGTTTCAATCATAACTCATTCATTTGTAAATGCCTTTGTCTTTCTAGGGGCATTGTTACAATAA
- the treC gene encoding alpha,alpha-phosphotrehalase, with product MNEAWWKKSVVYQIYPKSFYDTTGKGTGDIQGIIAKLDYLKNLGVDVIWLTPVYKSPQNDNGYDISDYYSIEPSYGTMDDFQELLDETHKRGMKLIMDLVVNHTSTEHEWFQQAKSSKDNQFRDFYIWKDAVDGDAPSNWVSKFGGSAWEWDEKTGQYYLHLFDKTQADLNWENKDLRENIFEMMRFWAEKGIDGFRLDVINLISKNQHFPNDDSGDGRRFYTDGPRVHEYLQEMNQNVFSKYDMLTVGEMSSTTLENCVLYTNPKREELSMTFQFHHLKVDYPNGEKWTKAPFDFLKLKQILSDWQVGMHEGEGWNALFWCNHDQPRAVSRFGDDKQYHKESAKMLATTLHMMKGTPYVYQGEEFGMTNPNFSSIEQYRDVESLNAYKELQSKGMADEEIIGILQQKSRDNGRTPMQWSTDEQAGFTSGTPWIGVAENYLEINAEKALQDQDSIFYHYQKLIQLRKQYDVITYGDYQLLFENDPQIFAYTRNWNGEKLLVISNFYGKEVTVDLRSEKINTQPEILLSNYDNSSKDLENLHLRPYESIIYYLN from the coding sequence ATGAATGAAGCATGGTGGAAGAAATCAGTTGTATACCAGATTTACCCCAAAAGTTTCTACGATACAACAGGAAAAGGGACGGGTGACATCCAAGGAATCATTGCAAAGTTGGATTATCTTAAAAATTTAGGTGTCGATGTCATTTGGCTGACTCCTGTTTACAAGTCCCCTCAAAATGATAACGGGTATGATATAAGTGATTATTATTCCATTGAACCAAGCTACGGGACAATGGATGATTTTCAAGAATTACTAGATGAAACACATAAACGCGGAATGAAATTAATCATGGATCTTGTTGTTAACCATACATCTACAGAACATGAATGGTTCCAACAAGCTAAATCTTCAAAAGACAATCAATTCCGTGACTTCTATATTTGGAAAGATGCAGTAGATGGGGATGCACCAAGTAATTGGGTATCCAAGTTCGGTGGTTCTGCATGGGAATGGGATGAAAAAACGGGTCAATATTATTTACATTTATTTGATAAAACACAAGCTGACTTAAACTGGGAGAATAAAGATCTCCGTGAAAATATTTTTGAAATGATGCGTTTTTGGGCGGAAAAAGGGATTGATGGATTCCGACTTGATGTCATTAATCTGATTTCCAAAAATCAACATTTCCCTAACGATGATAGTGGAGATGGTCGAAGATTTTATACAGACGGACCGAGAGTTCATGAATATTTACAAGAAATGAATCAAAACGTTTTTTCAAAATACGATATGCTCACAGTTGGGGAAATGTCTTCAACCACCTTAGAAAACTGTGTGTTATATACGAACCCAAAACGTGAAGAACTCTCCATGACCTTCCAATTCCATCATTTAAAAGTTGATTATCCCAATGGGGAAAAATGGACAAAGGCTCCATTTGACTTTTTAAAATTAAAGCAAATCCTTTCCGATTGGCAAGTTGGCATGCATGAAGGCGAAGGTTGGAATGCCCTGTTTTGGTGTAATCATGATCAACCTCGTGCCGTTTCCCGTTTTGGAGACGACAAGCAGTATCATAAAGAATCAGCCAAAATGCTGGCAACCACGCTTCATATGATGAAAGGAACTCCTTATGTTTACCAAGGAGAAGAATTTGGAATGACCAATCCAAATTTCTCTTCGATTGAACAATACCGTGATGTAGAATCTTTAAATGCGTATAAAGAATTACAAAGTAAAGGCATGGCCGATGAGGAGATTATTGGGATTCTCCAGCAAAAGTCCCGTGACAATGGGCGAACACCAATGCAATGGTCAACAGATGAACAGGCCGGATTTACAAGTGGAACACCTTGGATTGGAGTAGCGGAAAACTATCTAGAAATTAACGCTGAGAAAGCATTACAGGATCAAGATTCTATTTTCTATCATTATCAAAAGTTAATACAATTACGCAAACAATATGATGTGATCACTTACGGAGACTATCAGTTGCTTTTTGAAAATGACCCCCAAATTTTTGCCTATACGAGAAATTGGAATGGTGAAAAGTTACTTGTAATCAGTAATTTCTACGGGAAAGAAGTGACGGTTGATTTACGATCC
- the rlmD gene encoding 23S rRNA (uracil(1939)-C(5))-methyltransferase RlmD → MSKTLPVQKNEYIDVIFEDLTHDGAGVAKVDGYPLFVPNGLPGEKAKVKVIKVNKGYGFGRLMEITEKSPYRVEPECSIYKECGGCQLQHLSYKGQLVAKEKQVRDVMQRIGKLPNVKIHPVLGMEEPWRYRNKSQVPIGEHEGGLIGGFYQQRSHQIIDMETCLIQQEKNDEVVKKVKEICRTYGVRAYDEQKHKGELRHIMARYGLKSEEVMVVFITRTNELTNKKKIIEAIVESIPNVKSIVQNVNPKKTNVIFGNETQVLWGEEVIYDSIGDIRFAISARSFYQVNPEQTKVLYDKALEYAGLTGEETVIDAYCGIGTISLFLAQKAKKVYGVEIVPEAIEDARKNAELNGITNAEFSIGEAETVIPQWYEKGVVADVLVVDPPRKGCDEKLLQTIIDMKPKKVVYVSCNPATLARDLRILEDGGYQTVEIQPVDMFPQTMHVECVAQLILIEGN, encoded by the coding sequence ATGTCAAAAACATTACCTGTTCAAAAGAACGAATACATAGATGTTATATTTGAAGATTTAACTCATGATGGAGCCGGGGTTGCAAAGGTGGATGGGTATCCACTATTTGTGCCGAACGGTCTTCCAGGTGAAAAGGCTAAAGTGAAAGTGATAAAAGTAAATAAAGGGTACGGATTCGGGCGTCTTATGGAAATAACGGAGAAAAGCCCTTACCGTGTGGAACCAGAGTGCTCCATTTATAAAGAATGTGGGGGTTGTCAGCTCCAGCACTTGAGTTATAAAGGTCAATTAGTAGCTAAAGAAAAACAAGTGCGAGACGTTATGCAGCGAATTGGGAAACTGCCCAATGTTAAGATTCACCCCGTATTAGGAATGGAAGAACCTTGGCGTTATCGCAATAAATCTCAAGTACCGATCGGCGAGCATGAAGGTGGATTGATCGGTGGTTTTTATCAACAGCGCAGCCATCAAATCATTGATATGGAAACTTGTTTAATTCAGCAGGAAAAAAATGATGAGGTCGTCAAAAAGGTGAAGGAAATTTGTCGTACTTATGGAGTGCGGGCTTATGATGAGCAAAAACATAAGGGAGAGCTTCGCCATATAATGGCCCGTTATGGCTTGAAAAGCGAGGAAGTCATGGTCGTTTTCATTACGCGAACAAATGAGTTAACGAATAAAAAGAAAATCATTGAGGCAATCGTTGAGTCAATTCCAAATGTGAAGTCAATTGTCCAAAACGTGAACCCGAAAAAGACGAATGTTATTTTTGGTAATGAAACTCAGGTTCTCTGGGGAGAAGAAGTGATTTACGATTCAATAGGGGACATTCGATTTGCGATTTCCGCAAGATCCTTTTATCAAGTCAATCCTGAACAAACAAAGGTCTTATATGACAAGGCGCTAGAATATGCAGGCTTAACAGGAGAGGAAACGGTCATTGATGCGTATTGTGGGATTGGAACGATTTCTCTTTTCCTTGCTCAAAAGGCAAAGAAAGTTTATGGAGTGGAAATTGTTCCCGAAGCGATTGAAGATGCGAGAAAAAATGCAGAGTTAAACGGCATTACAAATGCAGAGTTTTCTATTGGAGAAGCGGAAACAGTCATCCCCCAATGGTATGAAAAGGGTGTAGTCGCGGATGTACTTGTTGTAGATCCACCGCGTAAAGGCTGTGATGAGAAATTGCTGCAAACCATTATTGACATGAAACCGAAAAAGGTCGTCTATGTTTCCTGTAATCCAGCTACTTTAGCCCGGGATTTACGGATTTTAGAGGATGGAGGGTACCAGACCGTAGAAATTCAGCCAGTGGATATGTTTCCGCAGACGATGCATGTGGAGTGTGTGGCGCAACTCATTTTAATAGAAGGCAACTAA
- a CDS encoding VOC family protein: MNQVLVEICLRVRDIDATLDFYTKLFDFEVASRREFPEDKFDLIYLNSPGSSVQIELTYNYDAEPYVIGNGFSHLGVTVDDLEEMHKICKASPYETGELRGLSGGTPSYFFVTDPDGYRIEVKRKK; encoded by the coding sequence ATGAACCAAGTGCTTGTTGAAATTTGTTTACGTGTTAGAGACATTGATGCTACTTTAGATTTTTATACTAAGCTTTTTGATTTTGAAGTAGCCAGTCGCAGAGAATTCCCTGAAGATAAATTTGATTTAATCTATCTAAATTCACCGGGTTCTTCAGTACAAATAGAACTTACTTACAATTATGATGCAGAACCATATGTTATAGGAAATGGTTTCAGTCATTTAGGCGTAACAGTAGATGATTTAGAAGAAATGCATAAAATTTGTAAAGCTTCTCCTTATGAAACAGGTGAATTGAGAGGACTTTCAGGTGGAACACCTTCTTACTTCTTTGTTACTGACCCTGATGGCTATAGAATCGAAGTAAAGCGTAAGAAATAA
- a CDS encoding cytochrome c biogenesis CcdA family protein — MFPALFGFLSGEVAGSATDLRSIRKKFWKNAVFFVLGFSIIMVVLGVIASFIGEAVSSVVGTVKVISGIILLFLGLHQMRLFHLKFLPKFTKLETAVANQVGAVKPGYLRSFVAGLVIAPGWGQIFLGSVLLVVAVNGNLVLNILHMIAYSLGFSLMFFITFIFGEPLRRLYQKLGDKAKRMEQFGGAMIVFVALLMISGKLNWITDLANWKGGLLVRNFIDLF, encoded by the coding sequence ATGTTCCCTGCGCTATTTGGATTTTTAAGTGGGGAAGTAGCTGGTTCAGCTACTGATCTTCGTTCAATAAGAAAGAAGTTTTGGAAGAATGCAGTTTTCTTTGTATTAGGATTTTCGATTATTATGGTGGTATTGGGGGTTATTGCCTCCTTTATCGGGGAAGCAGTTTCATCTGTTGTAGGAACAGTAAAGGTGATTTCGGGTATAATTCTATTATTCTTAGGATTACATCAAATGCGATTATTTCATCTTAAATTTTTACCGAAGTTCACAAAGCTTGAAACAGCAGTTGCAAATCAAGTTGGAGCTGTGAAGCCTGGTTATCTACGTTCTTTCGTAGCTGGTTTAGTTATTGCTCCTGGTTGGGGTCAAATCTTTTTAGGAAGTGTCCTGCTTGTTGTTGCAGTGAATGGGAATCTTGTTCTAAACATTTTACACATGATTGCCTATTCGTTAGGGTTTAGCCTTATGTTCTTTATTACGTTTATTTTTGGAGAACCTTTACGTCGTCTCTATCAGAAGTTAGGAGATAAAGCTAAGAGAATGGAACAATTCGGTGGGGCGATGATTGTCTTTGTAGCATTGTTAATGATTAGTGGAAAACTAAACTGGATTACTGATTTAGCAAATTGGAAGGGCGGCCTTCTTGTTCGCAATTTCATAGACCTTTTTTAG